From Coffea arabica cultivar ET-39 chromosome 10e, Coffea Arabica ET-39 HiFi, whole genome shotgun sequence, one genomic window encodes:
- the LOC113712577 gene encoding phenylalanine--tRNA ligase beta subunit, cytoplasmic-like isoform X1, which translates to MPTVSVGRDRLFEALGRTYTQEEFEELCFKFGIELDDVTTEKAIIRKEKNLGEEEGSEDEEVIYKIEVPANRYDLLCLEGLAQALRIFNGLDPIPTYKVAGINKESFLEMHVKSETSRIRPYVVCAVLRDVTFDEARYNSFIDLQDRLHQNICRRRTLVAIGTHDLDTIEGPFTYEALPPSEINFVPLKQTRKFAANELMEFYQSDQKLKKFLHIIEGSPVFPVIYDQNRTVLSLPPIINGAHSAITLKTKNVFIECTATDLTKANIVLNTMVTMFSVYCKEKFQVEPVKVIYPDGKSYSCPDLSVYHMDVPLSYITRIVGVSLPEKEVASLLYRMQLEAKLSISGDETVNFTVSVPPTRSDILHPCDVAEDVAIAYGYNEVPKTKPSSLKPCSLNQLSDLIRMEIAMVGFTEVLTWILCSYKENFTMLNRKDDKATAVINGNPRSADFEVVRTSLMPGILKTVAHNKDHPKPIKIFEVGDVVLLDESKDVGATNRRHIAALYCGANSGFELIHGLVDRIMEVTGTPFVSPGDDVGYYIKSADEPEFLPGRQASIIYKGKQIGTFGIVHPEVLQNFDIPDPCSFVELNMEIFL; encoded by the exons ATGCCCACCGTGAGCGTTGGCAGAGACCGACTTTTTGAAGCCCTGGGTCGTACTTACA CTCAGGAAGAGTTCGAAGAGCTGTGCTTCAAATTCGGAATCGAGCTTGATGACGTC ACAACAGAGAAGGCAATTAtaaggaaggaaaagaatttGGGAGAGGAGGAAGGGTCAGAGGATGAAGAAGTAATCTACAAAATTGAGGTGCCAGCGAATAG ATATGATTTACTTTGTCTTGAAGGGTTGGCTCAGGCCCTTCGTATATTTAATGGGCTTGACCCGATTCCTACATATAAAGTTGCTGGTATAAATAAAGAATCATTTCTCGAGATGCATGTAAAATCAGAG ACATCTAGGATACGGCCATATGTTGTTTGTGCAGTTTTACGAGATgtaacatttgatgaagcccGCTACAACAGCTTTATTGATCTTCAAGATCGGCTTCACCAGAATATCTGCCG GCGAAGAACATTGGTGGCAATTGGTACGCATGACTTAGATACAATTGAAGGCCCATTCACATATGAG GCTTTGCCTCCTTCAGAAATTAATTTTGTGCCACTGAAGCAG ACAAGGAAGTTCGCTGCCAATGAATTGATGGAATTCTATCAA TCAGATCAAAAGCTGAAGAAATTCTTACACATCATCGAGGGTTCACCTGTTTTCCCTGTCATATATGATCAGAACAG AACTGTTTTGTCTTTACCCCCAATAATCAATGGTGCTCATTCTGCCATTActttaaagacaaaaaatgTTTTCATTGAATGCACTGCGACTGACTTAACAAAGGCCAATATCGTTTTGAACACTATG GTGACCATGTTCTCAGTGTATTGTAAAGAAAAATTCCAGGTTGAACCAGTGAAAGTAATTTACCCTGATGGGAAATCATATTCTTGCCCTGACCTATCAGTCTACCACATGGATGTGCCTTTGTCATACATAACCAGAATAGTTGGAGTCTCTTTGCCAGAGAAGGAG GTAGCCAGTTTACTATATAGAATGCAATTAGAAGCCAAGCTGTCTATATCAGGAGATGAAACGGTCAACTTTACCGTGTCTGTACCACCTACCAGAAGTGATATTCTGCATCCTTGTGATGTGGCTGAG GATGTTGCAATAGCTTATGGGTACAATGAAGTACCCAAGACAAAACCTTCATCTTTGAAGCCATGTTCGTTGAATCAGCTGAGTGATCTAATCAGGATGGAG ATTGCAATGGTTGGTTTCACAGAAGTCCTAACATGGATACTTTGCTCATATAAAGAGAATTTCACCATGCTCAACCGCAAGGATGATAAAGCAACAGCAGTAATCAATGGAAATCCTCGTTCTGCtgattttgag GTGGTGCGCACCAGTCTCATGCCTGGCATACTAAAAACAGTTGCACACAACAAAGATCATCCAAAACCTATCAAG ATATTTGAGGTGGGTGATGTAGTGCTATTGGATGAGTCAAAAGATGTTGGTGCAACAAATCGTCGTCACATTGCAGCTTTATATTGTGGTGCTAATTCTGGGTTTGAG ctgATACATGGTCTGGTAGACAGAATTATGGAAGTCACTGGAACACCTTTTGTATCACCTGGGGATGATGTGGGCTACTATATCAAAAGTGCAGAT GAGCCTGAATTTCTTCCCGGTAGACAAGCAAGCATCATTTACAAGGGGAAGCAGATAGGGACCTTTGGTATAGTGCATCCAGAG GTGTTGCAAAACTTTGACATTCCAGATCCGTGCTCCTTCGTCGAGCTTAACATGGAGATCTTTTTGTAG
- the LOC113712577 gene encoding phenylalanine--tRNA ligase beta subunit, cytoplasmic-like isoform X2, translating into MPTVSVGRDRLFEALGRTYTQEEFEELCFKFGIELDDTTEKAIIRKEKNLGEEEGSEDEEVIYKIEVPANRYDLLCLEGLAQALRIFNGLDPIPTYKVAGINKESFLEMHVKSETSRIRPYVVCAVLRDVTFDEARYNSFIDLQDRLHQNICRRRTLVAIGTHDLDTIEGPFTYEALPPSEINFVPLKQTRKFAANELMEFYQSDQKLKKFLHIIEGSPVFPVIYDQNRTVLSLPPIINGAHSAITLKTKNVFIECTATDLTKANIVLNTMVTMFSVYCKEKFQVEPVKVIYPDGKSYSCPDLSVYHMDVPLSYITRIVGVSLPEKEVASLLYRMQLEAKLSISGDETVNFTVSVPPTRSDILHPCDVAEDVAIAYGYNEVPKTKPSSLKPCSLNQLSDLIRMEIAMVGFTEVLTWILCSYKENFTMLNRKDDKATAVINGNPRSADFEVVRTSLMPGILKTVAHNKDHPKPIKIFEVGDVVLLDESKDVGATNRRHIAALYCGANSGFELIHGLVDRIMEVTGTPFVSPGDDVGYYIKSADEPEFLPGRQASIIYKGKQIGTFGIVHPEVLQNFDIPDPCSFVELNMEIFL; encoded by the exons ATGCCCACCGTGAGCGTTGGCAGAGACCGACTTTTTGAAGCCCTGGGTCGTACTTACA CTCAGGAAGAGTTCGAAGAGCTGTGCTTCAAATTCGGAATCGAGCTTGATGAC ACAACAGAGAAGGCAATTAtaaggaaggaaaagaatttGGGAGAGGAGGAAGGGTCAGAGGATGAAGAAGTAATCTACAAAATTGAGGTGCCAGCGAATAG ATATGATTTACTTTGTCTTGAAGGGTTGGCTCAGGCCCTTCGTATATTTAATGGGCTTGACCCGATTCCTACATATAAAGTTGCTGGTATAAATAAAGAATCATTTCTCGAGATGCATGTAAAATCAGAG ACATCTAGGATACGGCCATATGTTGTTTGTGCAGTTTTACGAGATgtaacatttgatgaagcccGCTACAACAGCTTTATTGATCTTCAAGATCGGCTTCACCAGAATATCTGCCG GCGAAGAACATTGGTGGCAATTGGTACGCATGACTTAGATACAATTGAAGGCCCATTCACATATGAG GCTTTGCCTCCTTCAGAAATTAATTTTGTGCCACTGAAGCAG ACAAGGAAGTTCGCTGCCAATGAATTGATGGAATTCTATCAA TCAGATCAAAAGCTGAAGAAATTCTTACACATCATCGAGGGTTCACCTGTTTTCCCTGTCATATATGATCAGAACAG AACTGTTTTGTCTTTACCCCCAATAATCAATGGTGCTCATTCTGCCATTActttaaagacaaaaaatgTTTTCATTGAATGCACTGCGACTGACTTAACAAAGGCCAATATCGTTTTGAACACTATG GTGACCATGTTCTCAGTGTATTGTAAAGAAAAATTCCAGGTTGAACCAGTGAAAGTAATTTACCCTGATGGGAAATCATATTCTTGCCCTGACCTATCAGTCTACCACATGGATGTGCCTTTGTCATACATAACCAGAATAGTTGGAGTCTCTTTGCCAGAGAAGGAG GTAGCCAGTTTACTATATAGAATGCAATTAGAAGCCAAGCTGTCTATATCAGGAGATGAAACGGTCAACTTTACCGTGTCTGTACCACCTACCAGAAGTGATATTCTGCATCCTTGTGATGTGGCTGAG GATGTTGCAATAGCTTATGGGTACAATGAAGTACCCAAGACAAAACCTTCATCTTTGAAGCCATGTTCGTTGAATCAGCTGAGTGATCTAATCAGGATGGAG ATTGCAATGGTTGGTTTCACAGAAGTCCTAACATGGATACTTTGCTCATATAAAGAGAATTTCACCATGCTCAACCGCAAGGATGATAAAGCAACAGCAGTAATCAATGGAAATCCTCGTTCTGCtgattttgag GTGGTGCGCACCAGTCTCATGCCTGGCATACTAAAAACAGTTGCACACAACAAAGATCATCCAAAACCTATCAAG ATATTTGAGGTGGGTGATGTAGTGCTATTGGATGAGTCAAAAGATGTTGGTGCAACAAATCGTCGTCACATTGCAGCTTTATATTGTGGTGCTAATTCTGGGTTTGAG ctgATACATGGTCTGGTAGACAGAATTATGGAAGTCACTGGAACACCTTTTGTATCACCTGGGGATGATGTGGGCTACTATATCAAAAGTGCAGAT GAGCCTGAATTTCTTCCCGGTAGACAAGCAAGCATCATTTACAAGGGGAAGCAGATAGGGACCTTTGGTATAGTGCATCCAGAG GTGTTGCAAAACTTTGACATTCCAGATCCGTGCTCCTTCGTCGAGCTTAACATGGAGATCTTTTTGTAG
- the LOC113712577 gene encoding phenylalanine--tRNA ligase beta subunit, cytoplasmic-like isoform X3, which produces MHVKSETSRIRPYVVCAVLRDVTFDEARYNSFIDLQDRLHQNICRRRTLVAIGTHDLDTIEGPFTYEALPPSEINFVPLKQTRKFAANELMEFYQSDQKLKKFLHIIEGSPVFPVIYDQNRTVLSLPPIINGAHSAITLKTKNVFIECTATDLTKANIVLNTMVTMFSVYCKEKFQVEPVKVIYPDGKSYSCPDLSVYHMDVPLSYITRIVGVSLPEKEVASLLYRMQLEAKLSISGDETVNFTVSVPPTRSDILHPCDVAEDVAIAYGYNEVPKTKPSSLKPCSLNQLSDLIRMEIAMVGFTEVLTWILCSYKENFTMLNRKDDKATAVINGNPRSADFEVVRTSLMPGILKTVAHNKDHPKPIKIFEVGDVVLLDESKDVGATNRRHIAALYCGANSGFELIHGLVDRIMEVTGTPFVSPGDDVGYYIKSADEPEFLPGRQASIIYKGKQIGTFGIVHPEVLQNFDIPDPCSFVELNMEIFL; this is translated from the exons ATGCATGTAAAATCAGAG ACATCTAGGATACGGCCATATGTTGTTTGTGCAGTTTTACGAGATgtaacatttgatgaagcccGCTACAACAGCTTTATTGATCTTCAAGATCGGCTTCACCAGAATATCTGCCG GCGAAGAACATTGGTGGCAATTGGTACGCATGACTTAGATACAATTGAAGGCCCATTCACATATGAG GCTTTGCCTCCTTCAGAAATTAATTTTGTGCCACTGAAGCAG ACAAGGAAGTTCGCTGCCAATGAATTGATGGAATTCTATCAA TCAGATCAAAAGCTGAAGAAATTCTTACACATCATCGAGGGTTCACCTGTTTTCCCTGTCATATATGATCAGAACAG AACTGTTTTGTCTTTACCCCCAATAATCAATGGTGCTCATTCTGCCATTActttaaagacaaaaaatgTTTTCATTGAATGCACTGCGACTGACTTAACAAAGGCCAATATCGTTTTGAACACTATG GTGACCATGTTCTCAGTGTATTGTAAAGAAAAATTCCAGGTTGAACCAGTGAAAGTAATTTACCCTGATGGGAAATCATATTCTTGCCCTGACCTATCAGTCTACCACATGGATGTGCCTTTGTCATACATAACCAGAATAGTTGGAGTCTCTTTGCCAGAGAAGGAG GTAGCCAGTTTACTATATAGAATGCAATTAGAAGCCAAGCTGTCTATATCAGGAGATGAAACGGTCAACTTTACCGTGTCTGTACCACCTACCAGAAGTGATATTCTGCATCCTTGTGATGTGGCTGAG GATGTTGCAATAGCTTATGGGTACAATGAAGTACCCAAGACAAAACCTTCATCTTTGAAGCCATGTTCGTTGAATCAGCTGAGTGATCTAATCAGGATGGAG ATTGCAATGGTTGGTTTCACAGAAGTCCTAACATGGATACTTTGCTCATATAAAGAGAATTTCACCATGCTCAACCGCAAGGATGATAAAGCAACAGCAGTAATCAATGGAAATCCTCGTTCTGCtgattttgag GTGGTGCGCACCAGTCTCATGCCTGGCATACTAAAAACAGTTGCACACAACAAAGATCATCCAAAACCTATCAAG ATATTTGAGGTGGGTGATGTAGTGCTATTGGATGAGTCAAAAGATGTTGGTGCAACAAATCGTCGTCACATTGCAGCTTTATATTGTGGTGCTAATTCTGGGTTTGAG ctgATACATGGTCTGGTAGACAGAATTATGGAAGTCACTGGAACACCTTTTGTATCACCTGGGGATGATGTGGGCTACTATATCAAAAGTGCAGAT GAGCCTGAATTTCTTCCCGGTAGACAAGCAAGCATCATTTACAAGGGGAAGCAGATAGGGACCTTTGGTATAGTGCATCCAGAG GTGTTGCAAAACTTTGACATTCCAGATCCGTGCTCCTTCGTCGAGCTTAACATGGAGATCTTTTTGTAG